Proteins co-encoded in one Bradyrhizobium sp. 170 genomic window:
- a CDS encoding extracellular solute-binding protein produces MAITRRHLLQGGAVVAMAPALGLTPGTPAISPAQAQSGEPVWRHALSLFGEVKYPADFKRFDYVNPEAPKGGIVRQIQVGTFDNFNLVVAGVKGSLAAGVQLIYESLMTQSLDEVSTEYGELAEAVSHPEDFSWVTYRLKREAKWHDGKPVTPDDVIFSLNAFKQNHPQYSAYYRHVVKAEKVGDREIKFSFDAPGNRELPQIVGQLTILPKHWWEGTDSEGRKRDISATTLEKPLGSGPYRIKEFVPGRTLTLERVKDHWGRDSSTNVGRNNFDELRLEYFRDSTVALEAFKGDQVDWRTENSAKNWATAYDFPAVNDKRVLLEEFPNRSSGIMQAFALNVRRDQFRDPRVRRALNFAFDFEEMNKQIFFGQYKRISSYFDGTELASSGLPEGKELEILEAVRAEVPSEVFTKPYTNPIGGSPEAVRENLREALRLLKEAGYEVRERKLVDGKTGAQFSLELLGADPSFERVMLFFKPSLERLGIAVSVRTIDPTQYENRLRSWDFDVVVSSWAESLSPGNEQREYWGSHAADMAGSRNVIGIKNPAIDKLIERLIYAKGRDDLIAATKALDRVLLWNHYVVPQWNYPKVRTARWDRFGRPSELPKYGQSGFPSLWWFDADKAARNGRRS; encoded by the coding sequence TTGGCGATTACCCGACGACATCTTCTTCAGGGCGGCGCTGTCGTCGCCATGGCCCCTGCGCTGGGACTGACCCCGGGCACCCCTGCAATTTCGCCGGCCCAGGCACAATCGGGCGAACCGGTGTGGCGGCATGCGCTGTCGCTGTTCGGCGAGGTCAAGTACCCGGCTGACTTCAAGCGGTTTGACTACGTCAATCCGGAGGCTCCGAAGGGCGGCATCGTACGTCAAATACAGGTCGGGACGTTTGACAACTTCAACCTCGTGGTTGCCGGCGTCAAAGGCTCGCTCGCAGCCGGCGTTCAACTGATCTACGAATCTCTAATGACGCAGTCGCTGGATGAGGTTTCGACCGAGTACGGCGAATTGGCCGAAGCCGTCAGCCACCCCGAGGATTTCTCCTGGGTCACGTATCGTCTCAAGCGAGAGGCGAAATGGCACGACGGAAAGCCTGTCACGCCTGACGACGTGATCTTCTCGCTTAACGCATTCAAGCAAAATCATCCGCAGTACTCGGCTTACTATCGCCACGTGGTGAAAGCTGAAAAAGTCGGTGATCGCGAAATCAAGTTCAGCTTCGATGCGCCAGGCAATCGCGAGCTTCCGCAGATCGTAGGACAACTCACGATATTGCCGAAGCATTGGTGGGAGGGCACTGACAGCGAGGGCCGCAAGCGCGACATCTCCGCGACGACGCTGGAGAAGCCGCTGGGTTCGGGTCCCTATCGCATCAAGGAGTTTGTCCCGGGAAGGACGCTGACGCTGGAGCGGGTGAAGGACCATTGGGGGCGCGATTCCAGCACGAATGTCGGCCGCAACAATTTCGACGAGCTGCGCCTGGAATATTTCCGGGATTCGACGGTCGCGCTCGAGGCGTTCAAGGGCGACCAGGTCGATTGGCGCACTGAAAACAGCGCCAAGAACTGGGCAACGGCCTACGACTTCCCGGCCGTCAATGACAAGCGCGTGCTGCTCGAGGAGTTTCCAAACCGCAGTTCCGGAATCATGCAGGCGTTCGCGCTGAATGTCCGGCGTGACCAGTTTAGGGATCCGCGGGTGCGTCGCGCGCTGAATTTTGCGTTCGATTTCGAGGAAATGAACAAGCAGATATTCTTCGGTCAGTACAAGCGCATCAGCAGCTATTTCGATGGCACTGAACTGGCTTCAAGCGGACTGCCGGAAGGCAAGGAGCTGGAGATACTCGAAGCCGTTCGCGCGGAGGTGCCGTCCGAGGTATTCACGAAGCCCTATACGAATCCGATCGGCGGAAGTCCCGAGGCGGTTCGCGAAAATCTTCGTGAGGCACTGCGCTTGCTGAAGGAAGCCGGCTATGAGGTGCGCGAGCGCAAGCTGGTCGATGGCAAGACGGGTGCGCAGTTTTCGCTCGAACTGCTCGGTGCAGACCCGTCCTTCGAACGGGTCATGCTGTTTTTCAAGCCTTCCCTGGAGCGGCTTGGTATTGCCGTCAGCGTGCGCACGATCGATCCGACACAGTATGAAAATCGGCTTCGCAGCTGGGATTTCGATGTGGTCGTCTCGTCGTGGGCGGAATCCTTGTCACCCGGAAATGAACAGCGCGAATACTGGGGTTCGCATGCGGCGGACATGGCAGGTTCGCGCAATGTCATCGGCATCAAGAACCCGGCGATCGACAAATTGATCGAGCGGCTGATCTACGCCAAGGGTCGAGATGACCTGATTGCCGCGACCAAGGCGCTCGATCGCGTGCTGCTGTGGAATCACTATGTCGTGCCGCAGTGGAATTATCCCAAGGTCCGTACCGCGCGCTGGGATCGCTTCGGCCGGCCGTCCGAATTGCCGAAGTACGGCCAGTCGGGTTTCCCGTCGCTGTGGTGGTTCGATGCGGACAAGGCGGCGCGGAACGGAAGACGCTCTTGA
- a CDS encoding microcin C ABC transporter permease YejB encodes MTAYIARRVLLMLPTLLGILFVSFVVVQFAPGGPVERVIAQLSGADTGAASRVSGSSGGDFGARPQAGAAADAVNSKYRGAQGLDPEFIKKLEAQFGFDKPAPERFALMVWNFARFDFGKSYFRDTSVLQLIKEKLPVSISLGLWLTLLTYLISIPLGIRKAVADGTRFDTWTSAVVIVGFAIPGFLFAILLIILFAGGSFFNVFPLRGLTSDGWSQFPWYWKIIDYFWHLTLPLIAMGLGAFATMTLLTKNSFLDEIRKQYVMTARAKGCSEGQVLYGHIFRNAMLIVIAGFPGAFIGAFFSGSLLIETIFSLDGLGLLGFESVLNRDYPVVFGTLFIFSLVGLVVGLISDLAYMWIDPRIDFEAREV; translated from the coding sequence ATGACCGCCTATATCGCCCGCCGCGTTCTCCTGATGCTGCCGACACTGCTCGGCATCCTGTTCGTCTCCTTCGTGGTCGTGCAGTTCGCGCCCGGCGGGCCTGTCGAGCGCGTGATCGCGCAGCTCTCGGGTGCAGACACCGGAGCCGCCTCTCGTGTGTCGGGCTCCTCCGGCGGCGATTTCGGTGCACGGCCCCAGGCCGGCGCGGCGGCAGACGCCGTCAATTCAAAATACCGCGGCGCGCAGGGGCTTGATCCGGAATTCATCAAAAAACTCGAGGCGCAGTTCGGCTTCGACAAGCCGGCGCCGGAGCGCTTTGCGCTGATGGTGTGGAATTTTGCCCGCTTCGATTTCGGCAAGAGCTATTTCCGCGACACCAGCGTGTTGCAGCTGATCAAGGAGAAGCTGCCGGTCTCGATATCGCTCGGCCTCTGGTTGACGCTGCTGACCTATTTGATCTCGATCCCGCTCGGCATCCGCAAGGCGGTGGCGGACGGAACGCGCTTCGATACCTGGACCTCGGCGGTTGTCATCGTCGGCTTTGCGATCCCCGGCTTCCTGTTCGCGATCCTGCTGATCATCCTGTTTGCCGGCGGTTCGTTCTTCAACGTGTTTCCGCTGCGCGGATTGACCTCGGACGGCTGGTCACAATTCCCCTGGTACTGGAAAATCATCGACTACTTCTGGCACCTCACGCTGCCTTTAATCGCGATGGGTCTCGGTGCCTTTGCCACCATGACGCTGCTAACCAAGAACTCGTTCCTTGACGAGATCCGCAAGCAATACGTGATGACCGCGCGCGCAAAGGGCTGCAGCGAGGGGCAGGTGCTTTACGGCCATATCTTCCGCAACGCCATGCTGATCGTGATCGCAGGCTTTCCCGGTGCGTTCATTGGCGCCTTCTTCTCCGGCTCGTTGCTGATCGAGACCATCTTCTCGCTCGACGGGCTCGGGCTGCTCGGCTTCGAGAGCGTGCTCAACCGCGATTATCCGGTCGTGTTCGGCACGCTGTTCATCTTTTCCCTCGTTGGCCTTGTGGTGGGTCTGATCTCCGATCTCGCCTACATGTGGATCGATCCCCGGATCGATTTCGAGGCGCGGGAGGTCTGA
- a CDS encoding ABC transporter ATP-binding protein → MDAINQPLLDVRDLSVAFHQPSGATTAVDRISFSIKRGECVALVGESGSGKSVSALSVLKLLPYPTASHPSGTIHFKGRELLNASEREMREIRGNDISIIFQEPMTSLNPLHTIEAQIGEILSLHTGISGSMARARTLELLTQVGIPDPETRLKSYPHQLSGGQRQRVMIAMALANEPDLLIADEPTTALDVTVQAQILALLAEIRSRLGMSMLFITHDLGIVRRIADVVCVMNSGKIVEQGPVEQVFTAPKHAYTRALLAAEPKPDPAPPRPNEPVVMSADNLKVWFPIKRGLLRSTVGHIKAVDGVSVAVRKGETLGVVGESGSGKTTLGLALLRLISSDGPIVFLGNNIQGLRFKAMLPFRRDMQIVFQDPFGALSPRMSVGDIVAEGLSVHQKSLSYEAREERVVKALQDVGLDPATRFRYPHEFSGGQRQRISIARAAVLEPNFVVLDEPTSALDMLFQAQMVDLLRELQRKRDLTYMFISHDLRVVASLASHLIVMRHGKVVEEGPAAELFKNPKSDYTRALFAAAFRIEAVPEA, encoded by the coding sequence ATGGACGCCATCAACCAGCCCTTGCTCGATGTGCGCGACCTCTCGGTGGCGTTCCACCAGCCGAGCGGCGCCACGACTGCCGTCGACCGCATTTCTTTCTCCATCAAACGCGGCGAGTGCGTGGCCCTCGTCGGCGAGTCCGGCTCCGGCAAGTCGGTCAGCGCGCTGTCGGTGCTCAAACTGTTGCCCTATCCGACCGCCTCGCATCCCTCCGGCACTATCCATTTCAAAGGCCGTGAGCTGCTCAACGCCTCGGAGCGCGAGATGCGCGAAATCCGCGGCAACGACATCTCGATCATCTTTCAGGAGCCGATGACCTCGCTCAATCCGCTCCATACCATCGAGGCGCAGATCGGCGAGATCCTCTCGCTGCATACCGGCATCAGCGGATCGATGGCGCGGGCGCGCACGCTGGAGCTCTTGACGCAGGTCGGCATTCCCGATCCCGAAACCCGGCTGAAGAGCTATCCCCATCAATTGTCAGGCGGCCAGCGCCAGCGCGTCATGATCGCGATGGCGCTCGCCAACGAGCCGGACTTGCTGATCGCGGACGAGCCGACCACCGCGCTCGATGTCACGGTGCAGGCCCAGATCCTGGCGCTGCTCGCCGAGATCAGGTCCCGGCTCGGCATGAGCATGCTGTTCATCACCCACGATCTCGGCATCGTCCGCCGCATCGCCGACGTCGTCTGCGTGATGAACTCTGGCAAGATCGTCGAGCAGGGGCCGGTCGAACAGGTCTTCACCGCCCCGAAGCACGCCTATACGCGCGCGCTGCTCGCGGCCGAGCCAAAGCCCGACCCGGCGCCGCCGCGGCCCAACGAACCGGTGGTGATGTCGGCCGACAATCTCAAGGTCTGGTTTCCGATCAAGCGCGGGCTGTTGCGCTCGACCGTCGGCCATATCAAGGCGGTGGATGGCGTCAGCGTCGCGGTGCGCAAGGGCGAGACGCTCGGTGTCGTCGGCGAATCCGGCTCGGGCAAGACCACGTTGGGCCTCGCATTGCTGCGGCTGATTTCCTCTGACGGACCGATCGTGTTCCTCGGCAACAACATTCAGGGCCTGCGCTTCAAGGCCATGCTGCCGTTCCGCCGCGACATGCAGATCGTGTTTCAGGATCCGTTCGGCGCGCTGAGCCCGCGCATGTCGGTCGGCGATATCGTCGCCGAGGGCCTGAGCGTGCATCAGAAGTCGCTGTCGTATGAAGCGCGCGAGGAGCGTGTCGTCAAGGCGCTCCAGGACGTTGGCCTCGATCCGGCGACGCGCTTCCGCTATCCGCATGAATTCTCTGGCGGCCAGCGCCAGCGCATTTCGATCGCGCGCGCGGCGGTGCTGGAGCCGAATTTCGTCGTGCTGGACGAGCCGACCTCAGCGCTCGACATGCTCTTCCAGGCGCAGATGGTCGACCTGTTGCGCGAGCTGCAGCGCAAGCGCGACCTGACCTATATGTTCATCTCGCACGATCTGCGCGTCGTGGCTTCGCTGGCGAGCCATCTGATCGTGATGCGCCACGGCAAGGTGGTGGAGGAGGGGCCGGCCGCGGAGCTCTTCAAGAATCCGAAGAGCGACTA
- a CDS encoding extracellular solute-binding protein: protein MAQFSRRHVLGLGVGALAAARLAPAFADNGGKKLHGLSAFGDLKYPADFRRFDYVNADAPKGGMFSQLVGAGGSTFNSLNAFIVKGDRANGMELTFASLMARAFDEPDAVYLLAAEDLTVSPDGLVFRFQLRPGITFHDGSEITASDVAFSLTTLKSKGHPAYASVLRDLADATVEDKRTVQLRFQPTRGLDMPALAAAMPIFSEKYYSTRPFDETSLEAPLGSGPYRVARFEQGRFVEFERVKNWWGENLPVCRGLYNFDILRDEYYRDREAGFEAFTGRNYLFREEFTSRVWATRYDFPAIRDGRVKRDVIPDERPSGAQGWLLNTRRDKFKDRRVREALTIAFDFEWTNKNLMYGSYQRTHSVFQNSDMMARGEPSPEEIALLEPFRDRLLPEVFGPAWIPPETDGSGQDRKLLRSAGELLNSAGWTVKDGRRLNAKGDQLLAEFLLTERSFEPHHQTFIKNLRVLGIDANIRLVDPAQAEVRLKDFDFDIAIARFIFPQIPGSSLRNYFSSASANTKGSNNLAGIADPIVDALVEKAVGAQTQAALNNACRALDRVLRSGRYWIPHWNKASHWIAYWDQFGFPPTKPRYARGAPETWWYESAKAAKLEQAK from the coding sequence ATGGCGCAATTCTCTCGCCGGCATGTGCTCGGTCTCGGTGTCGGCGCGCTGGCGGCTGCACGCCTCGCTCCCGCGTTCGCAGATAATGGCGGCAAGAAGCTCCACGGTCTTTCGGCATTCGGCGACCTGAAATATCCCGCCGACTTTCGTCGTTTCGACTACGTCAATGCGGATGCGCCGAAAGGCGGGATGTTCTCGCAACTCGTTGGCGCGGGTGGCTCGACCTTCAATTCGCTCAACGCCTTTATCGTGAAGGGCGACAGGGCGAACGGAATGGAGCTAACTTTTGCATCGCTGATGGCGCGGGCGTTCGACGAGCCGGACGCGGTCTATCTCCTGGCGGCAGAGGATTTGACCGTATCCCCCGACGGGCTGGTATTCCGTTTCCAGTTGCGCCCAGGCATTACCTTTCATGACGGCAGCGAGATCACGGCATCCGATGTTGCGTTTTCGCTGACGACGCTGAAGAGCAAGGGACATCCTGCGTACGCTTCCGTGCTGCGCGATCTCGCCGATGCCACGGTCGAGGACAAGCGGACGGTCCAGTTGCGCTTCCAGCCGACTCGCGGCCTCGACATGCCGGCGCTTGCGGCGGCTATGCCGATCTTTTCGGAGAAATACTATTCGACGCGGCCGTTCGACGAGACCTCGCTGGAAGCGCCGCTCGGATCGGGTCCCTATCGCGTCGCCCGGTTCGAGCAGGGGCGCTTCGTGGAATTCGAGCGGGTGAAGAACTGGTGGGGTGAGAACCTTCCGGTTTGTCGCGGCCTGTACAATTTCGATATTCTGCGGGACGAGTACTACCGGGACCGCGAAGCCGGCTTCGAGGCCTTCACCGGTCGCAACTACCTGTTCCGCGAGGAGTTCACATCGCGAGTCTGGGCCACGCGCTACGATTTTCCTGCGATCCGTGATGGCCGCGTCAAGCGGGACGTCATTCCGGACGAGCGCCCCTCCGGCGCGCAAGGTTGGCTGCTCAACACGCGGCGGGATAAATTCAAGGACAGGCGCGTTCGCGAGGCGTTGACGATCGCCTTCGACTTCGAATGGACCAACAAGAACCTGATGTATGGTTCTTACCAGCGCACGCATTCGGTGTTCCAGAATTCCGACATGATGGCGCGCGGCGAGCCGTCGCCGGAAGAGATCGCGCTGCTCGAGCCGTTCCGCGACCGTCTGCTGCCGGAAGTGTTCGGACCGGCATGGATACCTCCGGAGACCGACGGGTCCGGGCAGGATCGCAAGCTCTTGCGCAGCGCCGGTGAACTGCTCAATTCGGCGGGCTGGACCGTGAAGGACGGCCGCCGGCTAAACGCGAAGGGCGACCAGCTATTGGCCGAATTCCTGCTGACCGAGCGTTCCTTCGAGCCGCATCACCAGACCTTCATCAAGAACCTTCGTGTGCTCGGCATCGATGCCAACATTCGCCTGGTCGACCCGGCTCAGGCCGAGGTGCGGCTCAAGGACTTCGACTTCGATATCGCCATCGCGCGATTCATCTTCCCGCAAATTCCCGGAAGCTCGCTGCGCAACTATTTCTCAAGCGCTTCCGCCAACACCAAGGGCTCCAATAACCTTGCCGGGATCGCCGATCCGATCGTCGATGCGCTGGTCGAGAAAGCGGTGGGTGCGCAGACGCAGGCCGCACTGAACAACGCTTGTCGTGCTCTCGATCGTGTGCTGCGCTCCGGTCGTTACTGGATTCCGCACTGGAACAAGGCTTCGCACTGGATCGCCTATTGGGACCAGTTCGGTTTCCCGCCGACCAAGCCCCGCTATGCCCGCGGCGCGCCGGAAACCTGGTGGTACGAATCGGCAAAGGCCGCAAAACTTGAGCAGGCGAAGTAG
- a CDS encoding 3-deoxy-manno-octulosonate cytidylyltransferase yields the protein MTETRILVLIPARMAATRLPGKPLLDIGGLPMIVHVLRRAEEAQIGRVAVATDTPEIAAAVKAAGGEVVMTRADHPSGSDRIHEAMRTIDPDGRAEIVVNLQGDFPTIAPDTIRAALPPLDDPTVDIATLASQIHTEEEDQAPSVVKAVGSPIGPNRLRALYFTRATAPHGDGPRYHHIGLYAYRRAALERFVALPPSPLEQQEKLEQLRALEAGMRIDITIVDSVPRGVDTPADLETARRMLAKT from the coding sequence ATGACCGAAACCCGCATTCTCGTGCTGATTCCCGCCCGCATGGCGGCAACCCGCCTGCCCGGCAAGCCGCTGCTCGACATCGGCGGCCTGCCGATGATCGTCCATGTGCTGCGGCGGGCCGAGGAGGCCCAAATCGGCCGGGTGGCGGTGGCCACCGACACGCCCGAGATCGCGGCCGCCGTGAAGGCCGCCGGCGGCGAGGTAGTGATGACCCGTGCCGATCATCCCTCCGGCTCCGACCGGATCCACGAGGCCATGCGGACGATCGATCCCGATGGCCGGGCCGAGATTGTGGTCAACCTGCAGGGCGACTTTCCCACGATCGCGCCGGACACCATCCGCGCCGCGCTGCCGCCGCTCGACGACCCCACCGTCGACATCGCGACGCTGGCCTCGCAGATCCATACCGAGGAAGAGGACCAGGCCCCCAGCGTGGTGAAGGCGGTCGGCTCGCCGATCGGCCCGAACCGGCTGCGTGCGCTCTATTTCACCCGCGCCACGGCGCCCCATGGCGACGGCCCCCGCTACCACCACATCGGCCTCTACGCCTACCGCCGCGCCGCGCTGGAACGGTTCGTGGCGCTGCCCCCGTCTCCGCTGGAACAGCAGGAGAAGCTCGAGCAGCTCCGCGCGCTGGAGGCCGGGATGCGGATCGACATCACCATCGTCGACAGCGTCCCCCGAGGGGTCGACACCCCGGCCGACCTCGAAACCGCCCGGCGCATGCTGGCAAAAACCTGA
- a CDS encoding cytochrome c family protein: MDSFELNKILGAILATCLVILVTSFAAHAIFAPVKPEKPGFEIAVKEDASHGGAKEAAAPSEPIEKLLQTASVEKGTGAAKKCAACHTFEKGGPNRVGPNLYGVLNEPKGQGRGGFNFSAALKGKGGTWTYDDLNKFLANPKGFVPGTAMGFAGISKDSERADVIAYLRSLSESPAPLPTAAK; encoded by the coding sequence ATGGACTCCTTCGAACTCAACAAGATTCTCGGCGCCATCCTCGCCACCTGCCTCGTTATCCTGGTCACGAGCTTTGCCGCCCACGCGATTTTCGCGCCCGTGAAACCGGAAAAGCCGGGCTTCGAGATTGCCGTGAAGGAAGACGCTTCTCACGGTGGCGCCAAGGAAGCCGCAGCTCCCTCCGAGCCGATCGAGAAGCTGCTGCAGACGGCTTCCGTCGAGAAGGGCACCGGCGCCGCCAAGAAGTGTGCGGCCTGCCATACGTTCGAAAAGGGCGGTCCCAACCGCGTGGGTCCGAACCTCTACGGCGTGCTGAACGAGCCCAAGGGCCAGGGTCGCGGCGGCTTCAACTTCTCGGCCGCCTTGAAGGGCAAGGGCGGCACCTGGACCTATGACGATCTCAACAAGTTTCTTGCCAACCCCAAGGGCTTTGTTCCGGGCACGGCGATGGGATTTGCCGGTATTTCGAAGGACAGCGAGCGCGCCGACGTGATCGCCTATCTGCGCAGCCTTTCGGAAAGCCCGGCCCCGCTGCCGACCGCGGCGAAGTAA
- a CDS encoding ABC transporter permease, with the protein MTMLAPQPIETSTQSPLGAAVPVTRHPLAMSPLNRRRWQNFKANRRGYWSLWIFLILFVVSLFAELIANDRPFLIKYDGKLYWPAFVSYSETTFGGDFETSADYRDPYLQKLIAEKGGTVIWPLIRYSYATHNLDLPTPAPSKPTWMLTEEQCKPVVEKKGLKSCSDLEYNWLGTDDQGRDVVARLIYGFRISVLFGLTLTILSSIIGVIAGGVQGYFGGWIDLAFQRFIEIWSAIPSLYLLLILSSVLVPGFFVLLGILLLFSWTTLVGLVRAEFLRGRNFEYIQAARALGVSNGVIMFRHLLPNAMVATMTFLPFIVSSSVMTLTALDFLGFGLPPGSPSLGELLSQGKSNVQAPWLGFTGFFSVAIMLSLLIFIGEGVRDAFDPRKTFR; encoded by the coding sequence ATGACGATGCTCGCCCCGCAGCCGATCGAGACCTCGACGCAGTCGCCGCTCGGTGCCGCCGTGCCGGTCACGCGTCATCCCCTTGCGATGTCGCCGCTCAACCGCCGGCGCTGGCAGAATTTCAAGGCCAACCGCCGAGGCTACTGGTCGCTCTGGATATTCCTGATCCTGTTCGTGGTGTCGCTGTTTGCCGAATTGATCGCCAACGACCGGCCGTTCCTGATCAAATATGACGGAAAGCTGTATTGGCCGGCCTTCGTCAGCTATTCCGAGACGACGTTCGGCGGCGATTTCGAGACCTCAGCCGACTACCGCGATCCCTATTTGCAGAAGCTGATCGCCGAGAAGGGCGGCACCGTCATCTGGCCCTTGATCCGCTATTCCTACGCCACCCACAATCTCGATTTGCCGACGCCGGCGCCGTCGAAGCCGACATGGATGCTGACGGAAGAGCAGTGCAAGCCCGTGGTGGAGAAGAAGGGCCTGAAGAGCTGCAGCGACCTCGAATACAACTGGCTCGGCACCGACGACCAGGGCCGCGACGTGGTAGCGCGGCTGATCTATGGCTTCCGGATCTCGGTGTTGTTCGGTTTGACGCTGACCATCCTGTCCTCGATCATCGGCGTCATCGCCGGCGGCGTGCAGGGCTATTTCGGTGGCTGGATCGATCTCGCCTTCCAGCGCTTCATCGAAATCTGGAGCGCGATCCCTTCGCTCTACCTGCTACTGATCCTGTCATCGGTGCTGGTGCCCGGTTTCTTCGTGCTGCTCGGCATCCTCCTGCTTTTTTCCTGGACGACGCTCGTTGGCCTCGTGCGCGCGGAATTCTTGCGAGGTCGCAATTTCGAATACATTCAGGCGGCGCGCGCACTCGGCGTCTCCAATGGCGTGATCATGTTCCGGCATCTGTTGCCGAACGCGATGGTGGCGACCATGACCTTTCTGCCGTTCATCGTATCATCCTCGGTGATGACGCTGACCGCGCTCGACTTCCTCGGCTTCGGCCTGCCGCCGGGTTCGCCATCACTCGGCGAGCTGCTGTCGCAGGGCAAGTCCAACGTGCAGGCGCCCTGGCTCGGTTTTACCGGCTTCTTTTCGGTCGCGATCATGCTGTCGCTCCTCATCTTCATCGGCGAGGGCGTGCGCGACGCCTTCGATCCGCGCAAGACGTTCAGATAG